In Anaerolineales bacterium, the following proteins share a genomic window:
- a CDS encoding rhomboid family intramembrane serine protease, protein MNQSFDERRDENPASDSLQPASAPQTVRLALPQSAPYATYAIMAVTILVYILQLASQAFLQFDLPVALLAKSNELIRDGQVWRLLTPALVHGGIAHIGFNMYALLVFGIGLERAFGHWRFLILYVLGAFAGNVMSFLFTDAVSVGASTAIFGVIGAELVFLLQNRKLFSHQFGSAIGNVLFIIFVNLFLGLAPSIDNWGHIGGLVGGLMFTSFAGPLWGVEGIPPMLQLTDWREAREVFTGAAVTAVIFVALAVWGLVR, encoded by the coding sequence GTGAATCAATCCTTCGATGAACGGCGGGATGAAAACCCCGCTTCGGACTCCCTTCAGCCTGCTTCGGCTCCCCAGACGGTTCGCCTCGCTCTGCCGCAGTCCGCGCCGTACGCGACGTACGCGATCATGGCGGTGACGATCCTCGTCTACATTTTGCAACTGGCAAGCCAGGCGTTCCTGCAATTCGACCTGCCGGTTGCGTTGCTGGCAAAATCAAACGAACTGATTCGCGATGGTCAAGTTTGGCGGCTGTTAACGCCCGCGCTCGTGCATGGAGGCATCGCACACATCGGTTTCAATATGTACGCTTTGCTAGTGTTCGGCATTGGGTTGGAGCGGGCGTTCGGTCATTGGCGATTCCTCATCTTGTATGTGCTGGGCGCGTTCGCGGGGAATGTGATGTCGTTCCTGTTCACAGACGCGGTGTCGGTCGGCGCGTCCACCGCCATCTTCGGTGTGATCGGCGCGGAGTTGGTGTTCCTCCTCCAGAATCGGAAGTTATTCTCGCATCAATTCGGAAGCGCGATCGGGAACGTGCTCTTCATCATTTTCGTAAATCTCTTTTTGGGGCTGGCTCCCAGCATTGACAACTGGGGTCACATCGGCGGCTTGGTCGGCGGGTTGATGTTCACCTCGTTCGCCGGTCCGTTGTGGGGCGTGGAGGGGATTCCGCCCATGCTGCAACTCACTGACTGGCGGGAAGCGCGCGAAGTATTC